The Acidobacteriota bacterium genome includes the window AGGGAATTCAGTCCCAGCTGGCGGACTTGCAGCGGCAGATGCTGCAGCTGCAACGCCAGATGCCTACCAAGGAAACCGTGGAAGCCTTGGAAGCGCAGCTCGCCCGACAGGAAGAGGCGCTCACCGAGGCCCAGGCAGAGGAGAAGTTGCGTCTCGACGGCTTGGCCGCTCAGCTCGACCAGCTGAAGACCAACCTCGAGGACGGCAATTACCGCCTCGCCCAGCTTTCCCAGCAGATCGCTGCCACCAACCAGGAGCTCAAGGCCGCCCGCACCAGCGTCAGCGCCCCTCCTCCACCGGCAGCCCCCAGCCTTCCGCCGCAGGATCCCCAGGCCCTCTATCGCTCGGCCTACAACGATTATCTGCGCAGCAATTTCGACCTGTCGATCCAGCAGTTCCAGGAGTACATCGCGGCCTTCCCGGACACGGATCTTTCCGACAATGCCATCTACTGGCTGGGCGAGTGTTATTACCGCCAGGGCAAGTACCGGCTGGCCATTGGAGAATTCGAGAGTCTGCTGGACCGCTTCCCCCGAAGCGACAAGACGGCGAGCGCGTTGCTCAAGAAGGGCTACGCCTATCTG containing:
- the ybgF gene encoding tol-pal system protein YbgF, producing MLQLQRQMPTKETVEALEAQLARQEEALTEAQAEEKLRLDGLAAQLDQLKTNLEDGNYRLAQLSQQIAATNQELKAARTSVSAPPPPAAPSLPPQDPQALYRSAYNDYLRSNFDLSIQQFQEYIAAFPDTDLSDNAIYWLGECYYRQGKYRLAIGEFESLLDRFPRSDKTASALLKKGYAYLELSERSQGVLQLQHVIREYPGSDESNLARQRLRDLGVDSR